GACGCTATCAAACTCGGAAAAGATTAAACCTGGAGCAAAAATTGTTACGCCTAAATGACTCGACTCTGACCAACTATCTAGTTGACTAAAAATTTTACCACAAGTCTGTTGATGGCGACGATGGGGAGAGCGAGTCATAAATAGTTCTCCATCGAGAATTTCATAACATATCCATTCATTTTCTGGTAGTCCCTCAACATCGTGAATTGTCCAGCGTACTTGTTCTAGGGTTTGAATCATAATCACCCTCCATTTTCCTTTGATTTTAACATTGATCTACAACTTTTTACTCACACTCTACAACCGATTTTAAGGAAAAAATAACTGAACAACCGCACTAAATCCGGGTAATAATGGGGATGTAATTTCATCGGTTTCTAATAGAGTTGCGACTTT
The window above is part of the Planktothrix serta PCC 8927 genome. Proteins encoded here:
- a CDS encoding Uma2 family endonuclease; translated protein: MIQTLEQVRWTIHDVEGLPENEWICYEILDGELFMTRSPHRRHQQTCGKIFSQLDSWSESSHLGVTIFAPGLIFSEFDSVIPDVVWVTHERLEQIEDEAGHLTGAPELVIEVLSPGKQNERRDKQAKLKLYSITGVQEYWI